From the Buteo buteo chromosome 1, bButBut1.hap1.1, whole genome shotgun sequence genome, one window contains:
- the TMEM131L gene encoding transmembrane protein 131-like isoform X5, which yields MAHFIEGRGFNKGNCFAVPESCCFMSDDPMLLEMTLTVRMENAQQDFVEHRQYLLENLFVVYVAMEKTKTSGDSSVDVYIMHSGNSLVHIQEIRQLSQKDTSPVEFEPVLLSSSSTNFTKVASISCKAASCGSESPYADNKKNNLLEGTTTLKACLSCSVMEGYFDVDPSAALFHIEPHHNTSGFWSIWFTNNFDFSIELNEVFVARETKNILKILNFAKPLTLPPGCWNVFSLKLIVKDAVTNVLSSICLATNVGVMFEIPLQIYSTVSKQGDLNFEAIAHCDIQCYLGKSDSANLLWQKSLSLDRSAWDVDSELASELYERWQKIRRGEACSRRSISGSARFIHQKKPEEGFFAFFLPRLTTEPGLTLNFSATAVKSSMVKYFVLRNPSSFPVTLQLLPLSHYPDPQASLSLLNKWFDINVQAINFTTTEFRLMDECSHRNAHQEDFINKKCSSELLWLSLQPLETRKVGVIFTPVDYKRVASLILIRNNLTVLDVVNVEGFGAKELLKVGGRLPGAGGSLRFKVPEATLMDCRRQLKDSKQILSITKNFKVENIGPLPITISSMKINGYSCQGYGFEVLDCQEFFLAQNSSREISIVFTPDFTSSWVIRELTLVTAADLEFHFTLNVTLPHHLLPLCADVVPGPSWEESFWRLTVLFVSLSLLGVILIAFQQAQYILAEFMKSRQRPNPSSSPQQNSNSVDVISSDSYKGSCKTFMDTYSSSDKGKGKGFLSVGTSSSRSQNAAKRSPATYSHSQKKHKCSVYYSKQKPNTAAGSAIAATDEKQSQIAENQISAPKEDICTDVVSENWVTLKYANGINVNKNLTLPENFLGKEESALKNTVLIKNTSSECDLKEDLQTCMFPKETNLKTSENLVELKEQEFCPVKMSKKLPESHLSRNSPQQQPELQEISRKNSGTSQQVPLRNETENCETLKKQINLKPSTEKKINKGPKEETPCCAKEEITSSEQEDAYRKKKPQEKKEGNVPNMNWNRNRTSRKNKKKNVNISARVPEQSELKHMCSEFERPDLRANIGIRAWCPQGNGENCKADQKAGSLSIQGETESFYQRTKKKCLEKFCSDSSSDCGSSSGSVRASRGSWGSWSSTSSSDGDKKPMITARHFLPSRENISQNDFPSETPITLNLSHNICNTSRDMNSIPQYPETLCPNFTDIAADPDKNKGLYPTGDLWPAQPVCLTNSLNYNLENNIPCMIQETPSVHNSFIDWNAACDSQFSNMYCPLEMNEYGAFPEENMNYPSGFPGTAAVQNTAFIDQNCPSTWNAPPNMPPTWEPASYVNSTPYLSSTRSLSPMSGLFGSIWAPQSDVYESCCPVSATTQHSTHVENQAVMCKQEYYPRFNPFRAYMNLDIWTTAANRNANFPLSRDSGYCGNV from the exons ATGGCACATTTTATTGAAGGCAGAGGATTTAACAAAGGAAACTGTTTTGCAGTCCCTGAG AGTTGCTGTTTTATGTCCGATGACCCAATGCTGCTAGAAATGACCTTAACGGTAAGAATGGAAAATGCCCAACAAGATTTTGTGGAGCACAGACAATACTTACTGGAGAATCTTTTTGTAGTTTATGTAGCAATGGAAAAAACGAAGACCTCAG GTGATTCCTCAGTAGATGTGTACATCATGCATTCTGGGAACAGCCTTGTGCATATACAG GAAATACGGCAGTTGTCACAAAAAGACACATCACCTGTGGAGTTTGAGCCAGTACTGCTATCTTCATCATCTACTAACTTTACAAAAGTTGCTTCTATTTCTTGTAAAG CTGCATCCTGTGGCAGTGAAAGTCCTTATGCTGACAACAAGAAGAATAATCTATTGGAAGGCACTACAACACTAAAAGCCTGTCTTTCCTGTTCTGTGATGGAAGG GTATTTTGACGTAGATCCTTCTGCAGCATTGTTTCATATAGAACCACATCATAATACTTCAGGATTTTGGTCCATATGGTTTACAAACAATTTTGACTTCAGCATTGAACTGAATGAAGTCTTCGTAGCCAGAGAAACgaagaacattttaaag ATTCTGAACTTTGCCAAACCTTTGACTCTACCTCCAGGCTGCtggaatgtattttctttgaagctCATTGTGAAAGACGCTGTAACAAATGTGCTTTCTAGTATTTGTTTGGCCACAAATGTGGGAGTGATGTTTGAAATACCTCTGCAGATATATTCGACTGTGTCCAAG cagGGAGATCTTAATTTTGAAGCGATTGCCCACTGTGATATTCAGTGTTACTTGGGAAAGTCTGATTCAG CAAATCTGCTTTGGCAGAAGAGTCTCTCTCTGGACCGTTCTGCCTGGGATGTGGATTCTGAGCTTGCAAGTGAACTTTATGAAAGATGGCAAAAAATAAGACGTGGGGAAGCCTGCAG CAGGAGGAGTATTTCAGGATCGGCTCGCTTTATTCATCAGAAGAAGCCTGAAGAGGGgttctttgcctttttcttgcCACGGTTGACTACAGAGCCTGGCCTTACGCTCAACTTCAGTGCCACAGCAGTTAAAAGTAGTATG GTAAAATATTTCGTACTAAGAAACCCTTCATCCTTCCCAGTTACGTTGCAGCTTCTGCCTCTTTCTCACTACCCTGATCCCCAAGCTTCACTGAGTCTGCTCAACAAATG gTTCGACATAAATGTGCAAGCTATTAATTTCACAACCACTGAATTCAGGCTCATGGATGAATGTTCTCACAGG AATGCACATCAAGAGGATTTCATCAACAAGAAGTGCAGTTCTGAGCTGCTTTGGTTAAGTTTACAGCCACTGGAAACCAGAAAAGTTGGTGTAATTTTTACACCAGTTGACTACAAAAGAGTAGCTTCCCTTATTTTAATCAG AAACAACTTGACTGTTCTGGACGTGGTCAATGTAGAAGGCTTTGGAGccaaagaattgcttaaagtaGGGGGAAGACTACCCGGTGCAGGAGGGTCTCTTCGATTCAAGGTGCCAGAAGCTACACTAATGGACTGCAGACGAC aACTGAAAGACAGCAAGCAAATTCTATCCATTACGAAGAACTTCAAAGTAGAGAATATTGGGCCTCTTCCTATAACAATTTCATCAATGAAAATCAATGGTTACAGTTGCCAAGGATATGGATTTGAAGTGTTAGACTGTCAAGAATTTTTCCTGGCTCAGAACTCATCACGAGAGATCAGCATTGT ATTCACTCCTGACTTTACATCTTCGTGGGTAATCCGGGAGCTTACGCTGGTGACTGCTGCTGATTTGGAGTTCCACTTCACGCTCAACGTGACTCTTCCTCACCATCTGTTACCACTATGTGCAGATGTGGTGCCAGGACCCAGCTGGGAAGAGTCTTTTTGGAGGCTTACTGTCCTCTTCGTAAG TTTGTCCCTGCTCGGAGTGATTCTGATAGCCTTCCAGCAAGCCCAGTACATTCTAGCAGAGTTCATGAAATCAAGACAGAGGCCAAATCCTAGTTCTTCACCACAGCAGAACAGCAACTCTGTTGACGTAATCAGCTCTGATTCCTACAA GGGAAGCTGCAAGACATTTATGGATACCTATAGTTCTTCAGATAAAGGTAAAGGGAAGGGCTTCCTGTCTGTAGGCACTTCATCCAGCCGAAGTCAGAATGCAGCAAAGAGAAGTCCTGCGACCTACAGCCACTCtcagaagaaacacaaatgtTCAGTTTACTACAGTAAGCAGAAACCAAACACAGCAGCTGGCAGTGCCATTGCAGCTACTGATGAGAAACAAAGTCAAATTGCAGAGAACCAAATCTCAGCACCAAAAGAGGACATTTGCACTGATGTTGTCAGTGAAAACTGGGTAACTCTAAAATATGCAAATGGCATAAATGTTAACAAGAATTTAACTCTTCCAGAAAACTTTCTGGGTAAAGAAGAAAGtgcactgaaaaatacagttctcattaaaaatacttcttcagaATGTGATCTGAAAGAAGATCTTCAAACATGTATGTTTCCTAAGGAAACTAAccttaaaacttcagaaaatctaGTTGAGCTCAAAGAACAGGAGTTCTGTCCTGTGAAGATGTCCAAGAAGCTACCTGAAAGTCACTTGTCCAGAAATTCACCTCAGCAACAGCCAGAACTGCAAGAAATTTCTAGGAAAAATagtg GGACTAGCCAGCAAGTGCCTCTCaggaatgaaacagaaaactgtgAGACTTTGAAAAAGCAGATCAACCTAAAGCCTTCCACGGAGAAAAAGATTAATAAAGGACCTAAGGAAGAGACTCCATGCTGTGCAAAAGAGGAGATTACTTCTTCTGAG CAAGAAGATGCGTATAGGAAGAAGAAACCtcaggagaagaaggaaggaaatgtaCCAAATATGAATTGGAATAGAAATAGAACATctagaaaaaataagaagaagAATGTTAATATATCTGCAAG GGTCCCTGAGCAGAGCGAGTTGAAGCATATGTGCAGTGAATTTGAAAGGCCGGATCTGAGAGCAAATATTGGAATAAGAGCCTGGTGTCCTCAGGGTAACGGGGAAAATTGTAAAGCAGACCAAAAAGCTGGGAGCTTGTCTATACAAGGAGAAACAG AAAGCTTTTATCAACGGACCAAAAAGAAGTGtttggagaagttttgttctgATTCAAGCTCAGACTGTGGAAGTTCATCGGGAAGCGTTCGTGCCAGTCGTGGGAGCTGGGGTAGCTGGAGCAGTACCAGCAGTTCAGATGGAGATAAAAAGCCCATGATTACTGCCAGGCATTTTCTTCCATCCA GAGAGAATATTTCACAAAATGATTTTCCATCTGAAACTCCTATCACTTTAAATCTGTCTCATAACATCTGCAATACCAG CAGAGACATGAACAGCATCCCCCAATATCCTGAAACCTTATGTCCGAATTTCACTGACATAGCTGCAGATCCCGACAAAAATAAAG gTCTTTACCCAACAGGAGACTTGTGGCCTGCCCAGCCAGTCTGCCTGACAAACAGTTTAAACTACAACCTTGAGAATAATATACCGTGCATGATCCAAGAAACCCCCTCTGTCCACAACAG CTTCATCGACTGGAATGCAGCTTGTGACAGCCAGTTTTCCAACATGTATTGTCCACTAGAGATGAATGAATATGGTGCTTTCCCAGAAG aaaacatgaaCTACCCCAGTGGCTTCCCGGGCACTGCAGCAGTGCAGAATACAGCCTTCATTGACCAGAACTGTCCCTCCACCTGGAATGCGCCTCCCAACATGCCACCTACCTGGGAGCCTGCCAGTTACGTCAACTCCACA CCCTACCTCTCAAGCACCCGAAGCTTGTCTCCAATGTCTGGACTTTTTGGTTCCATCTGGGCACCTCAGAGTGATGTTTATGAAAGCTGCTGCCCTGTCAGTGCCACGACCCAACACTCAACCCACGTGGAGAACCAGGCAGTTATGTGTAAGCAGGAATACTATCCGAGGTTTAACCCCTTCCGTGCCTACATGAACTTGGACATATGGACTACAGCAGCCAATCGAAATGCAAATTTCCCACTTTCGAGGGACTCGGGTTACTGTGGAAATGTGTGA